A genomic stretch from Gorilla gorilla gorilla isolate KB3781 chromosome 20, NHGRI_mGorGor1-v2.1_pri, whole genome shotgun sequence includes:
- the PCSK4 gene encoding proprotein convertase subtilisin/kexin type 4 isoform X3 produces the protein MRPAPIALWLRLVLALALVCPRAVGWAPVRAPIYVSSWAVQVSQGNREVERLARKFGFVNLGPIFPDGQYFHLRHRGVVQQSLTPHWGHRLHLKKNPKTRPDPKSIQQEEAGRPRYGNHGACQGLVQWFQQQTLQRRVKRSAVVPTDPWFSKQWYMNSEAQPDLSILQAWSQGLSGQGIVVSVLDDGIEKDHPDLWANYDPLASYDFNDYDPDPQPRYTPSKENRHGTRCAGEVAAMANNGFCGVGVAFNARIGGVRMLDGTITDVIEAQSLSLQPQHIHIYSASWGPEDDGRTVDGPGILTREAFRRGVTKHPHALRGQHHPAGQRALVQRSLRLHPHHHLQQRRGHRPPDRHHGPASRVHRPAHGHLGLSPTGGRHDRPSAGGQPVPDVERHAAPGGPRVQAGAPAGRGLEDQRRGAPSEPSLRLRAAGRQAAGGHRPHLAAHPTAEEVCRPGPEPPHQAAGGSSLLDPLRPILPLIYIRKNVSACAGLHNSIRSLEHVQAQLTLSYSRRGDLEISLTSPMGTRSTLVAIRPLDVSTEGYNNWVFMSTHFWDENPQGVWTLGLENKGYYFNTGTLYRYTLLLYGTAEDMTARPAGPQVTSSACVQRDTEGLCQACDGPAYILGQLCLAYCPPRFFNHTRLVTVRPGHTAAPALRVCSSCHASCYTCRGGSPRDCTSCPPSSTLDQQQGSCMGPTTPDSRPRLRAAACPHHRCPASAMVLGLLAVTLGGPVLCGMSMDLPLYAWLSRARATPTKPQVRLPAGTQSCRLRK, from the exons ATGCGGCCCGCCCCGATTGCGCTGTGGCTGCGCCTGGTCTTGGCCCTGGCCCTTGTCTGCCCCCGGGCTGTGGGGTGGGCCCCGGTCCGAGCCCCCATCTATGTCAGCAGCTGGGCCGTCCAGGTGTCCCAGGGTAACCGGGAGGTCGAGCGCCTGGCACGCAAATTCGGCTTCGTCAACCTGGGGCCG ATCTTCCCTGACGGGCAGTACTTTCACCTGCGGCACCGGGGCGTGGTCCAGCAGTCCCTGACCCCGCACTGGGGCCACCGCCTGCACCTGAAGAAAAACCCCAAG ACCCGCCCGGACCCCAAGTCTATACAGCAAGAGGAGGCAGGAAGACCCAGATACGGAAATCATGGCGCCTGCCAGGGCCTG GTGCAGTGGTTCCAGCAGCAGACGCTGCAGCGGCGGGTGAAACGCTCTGCGGTGGTGCCCACGGACCCCTGGTTCTCCAAGCAGTGGTACATG AACAGCGAGGCCCAACCAGACCTGAGCATCCTGCAGGCCTGGAGTCAGGGGCTGTCAGGCCAGGGCATCGTGGTCTCTGTGCTGGACGATGGCATCGAGAAGGACCACCCGGACCTCTGGGCCAACTAC GACCCCCTGGCCAGCTATGACTTCAATGACTACGACCCGGACCCCCAGCCCCGCTACACCCCCAGCAAAGAGAACCG GCACGGGACCCGCTGTGCTGGGGAGGTGGCCGCGATGGCCAACAATGGCTTCTGTGGTGTGGGGGTCGCTTTCAACGCCCGAATCGGAG GCGTGCGGATGCTGGACGGTACCATCACCGACGTCATCGAGGCCCAGTCGCTGAGCCTGCAGCCGCAGCACATCCACATTTACAGCGCCAGCTGGGGCCCCGAGGACGACGGCCGCACGGTGGACGGCCCCGGCATCCTCACCCGCGAGGCCTTCCGGCGTGGCGTGACCAAG CATCCACACGCTCTCCGTGGGCAGCACCACCCAGCAGGGCAGCGTGCCCTGGTACAGCGAAGCCTGCGCCTCCACCCTCACCACCACCTACAGCAGCGGCGTGGCCACCGACCCCCAGATC GTCACCACGGACCTGCATCACGGGTGCACAGACCAGCACACGGGCACCTCGGCCTCAGCCCCACTGGCGGCCGGCATGATCGCCCTAGCGCTGGAGGCCAA CCCGTTCCTGACGTGGAGAGACATGCAGCACCTGGTGGTCCGCGCGTCCAAGCCGGCGCACCTGCAGGCCGAGGACTGGAGGACCAACGGCGTGGGGCGCCAAG TGAGCCATCACTACGGCTACGGGCTGCTGGACGCCAGGCTGCTGGTGGACACCGCCCGCACCTGGCTGCCCACCCAACCGCAGAGGAAGTGTGCCGTCCGGGTCCAGAACCGCCCCAC CAGGCCGCAGGAGGGTCCTCACTCCTCGACCCCCTCAGACCCATCCTGCCGCTGATCTACATCAGGAAAAACGTATCGGCCTGCGCCGGCCTCCACAACTCCATCCGCTCGCTGGAGCACGTGCAGGCGCAGCTGACGCTGTCCTACAGCCGGCGCGGAGACCTGGAGATCTCGCTCACCAGCCCCATGGGCACGCGCTCCACACTCGTGGCCATACG ACCCTTGGACGTCAGCACTGAAGGCTACAACAACTGGGTCTTCATGTCCACCCACTTCTGGGATGAGAACCCACAGGGCGTGTGGACCCTGGGCCTAGAGAACAAGGGCTACTATTTCAACACGG GGACGCTGTACCGCTACACGCTGCTGCTCTATGGGACGGCCGAGGACATGACAGCACGGCCTGCAGGCCCCCAGGTGACCAGCAGTGCATGTGTGCAGCGGGACACAGAGGGGCTGTGCCAGG CGTGTGACGGCCCCGCCTACATCCTGGGACAGCTCTGCCTGGCCTACTGCCCCCCGCGGTTCTTCAACCACACAAGGCTGGTGACCGTCAGGCCTGGGCACACGGCGGCGCCCGCGCTGAGGGTCTGCTCCAGCTGCCATGCCTCCTGCTACACCTGCCGCGGCGGCTCCCCGAGGGACTGCACCTCCTGTCCCCCATCCTCCACGCTGGACCAGCAGCAGGGCTCCTGCATGGGACCCACCACCCCCGACAGCCGCCCCCGGCTTAGAGCTGCCGCCTGTCCCCACCACCGCTGCCCAGCCTCGGCCATGGTGCTGGGCCTCCTGGCCGTGACCCTCGGAGGCCCCGTCCTCTGCGGCATGTCCATGGACCTCCCACTATACGCCTGGCTCTCCCGTGCCAGGGCCACCCCCACCAAACCCCAGGTCCGGCTGCCAGCTGGAACCCAAAGTTGTCGGCTCAGAAAGTGA
- the PCSK4 gene encoding proprotein convertase subtilisin/kexin type 4 isoform X10, which translates to MVQWFQQQTLQRRVKRSAVVPTDPWFSKQWYMNSEAQPDLSILQAWSQGLSGQGIVVSVLDDGIEKDHPDLWANYDPLASYDFNDYDPDPQPRYTPSKENRHGTRCAGEVAAMANNGFCGVGVAFNARIGGVRMLDGTITDVIEAQSLSLQPQHIHIYSASWGPEDDGRTVDGPGILTREAFRRGVTKGRGGLGTLFIWASGNGGLHYDNCNCDGYTNSIHTLSVGSTTQQGSVPWYSEACASTLTTTYSSGVATDPQIVTTDLHHGCTDQHTGTSASAPLAAGMIALALEANPFLTWRDMQHLVVRASKPAHLQAEDWRTNGVGRQVSHHYGYGLLDARLLVDTARTWLPTQPQRKCAVRVQNRPTPILPLIYIRKNVSACAGLHNSIRSLEHVQAQLTLSYSRRGDLEISLTSPMGTRSTLVAIRPLDVSTEGYNNWVFMSTHFWDENPQGVWTLGLENKGYYFNTGTLYRYTLLLYGTAEDMTARPAGPQVTSSACVQRDTEGLCQACDGPAYILGQLCLAYCPPRFFNHTRLVTVRPGHTAAPALRVCSSCHASCYTCRGGSPRDCTSCPPSSTLDQQQGSCMGPTTPDSRPRLRAAACPHHRCPASAMVLGLLAVTLGGPVLCGMSMDLPLYAWLSRARATPTKPQVRLPAGTQSCRLRK; encoded by the exons ATG GTGCAGTGGTTCCAGCAGCAGACGCTGCAGCGGCGGGTGAAACGCTCTGCGGTGGTGCCCACGGACCCCTGGTTCTCCAAGCAGTGGTACATG AACAGCGAGGCCCAACCAGACCTGAGCATCCTGCAGGCCTGGAGTCAGGGGCTGTCAGGCCAGGGCATCGTGGTCTCTGTGCTGGACGATGGCATCGAGAAGGACCACCCGGACCTCTGGGCCAACTAC GACCCCCTGGCCAGCTATGACTTCAATGACTACGACCCGGACCCCCAGCCCCGCTACACCCCCAGCAAAGAGAACCG GCACGGGACCCGCTGTGCTGGGGAGGTGGCCGCGATGGCCAACAATGGCTTCTGTGGTGTGGGGGTCGCTTTCAACGCCCGAATCGGAG GCGTGCGGATGCTGGACGGTACCATCACCGACGTCATCGAGGCCCAGTCGCTGAGCCTGCAGCCGCAGCACATCCACATTTACAGCGCCAGCTGGGGCCCCGAGGACGACGGCCGCACGGTGGACGGCCCCGGCATCCTCACCCGCGAGGCCTTCCGGCGTGGCGTGACCAAG GGCCGCGGCGGGCTGGGCACGCTCTTCATCTGGGCCTCGGGCAACGGCGGCCTGCACTACGACAACTGCAACTGTGACGGCTACACCAACAGCATCCACACGCTCTCCGTGGGCAGCACCACCCAGCAGGGCAGCGTGCCCTGGTACAGCGAAGCCTGCGCCTCCACCCTCACCACCACCTACAGCAGCGGCGTGGCCACCGACCCCCAGATC GTCACCACGGACCTGCATCACGGGTGCACAGACCAGCACACGGGCACCTCGGCCTCAGCCCCACTGGCGGCCGGCATGATCGCCCTAGCGCTGGAGGCCAA CCCGTTCCTGACGTGGAGAGACATGCAGCACCTGGTGGTCCGCGCGTCCAAGCCGGCGCACCTGCAGGCCGAGGACTGGAGGACCAACGGCGTGGGGCGCCAAG TGAGCCATCACTACGGCTACGGGCTGCTGGACGCCAGGCTGCTGGTGGACACCGCCCGCACCTGGCTGCCCACCCAACCGCAGAGGAAGTGTGCCGTCCGGGTCCAGAACCGCCCCAC ACCCATCCTGCCGCTGATCTACATCAGGAAAAACGTATCGGCCTGCGCCGGCCTCCACAACTCCATCCGCTCGCTGGAGCACGTGCAGGCGCAGCTGACGCTGTCCTACAGCCGGCGCGGAGACCTGGAGATCTCGCTCACCAGCCCCATGGGCACGCGCTCCACACTCGTGGCCATACG ACCCTTGGACGTCAGCACTGAAGGCTACAACAACTGGGTCTTCATGTCCACCCACTTCTGGGATGAGAACCCACAGGGCGTGTGGACCCTGGGCCTAGAGAACAAGGGCTACTATTTCAACACGG GGACGCTGTACCGCTACACGCTGCTGCTCTATGGGACGGCCGAGGACATGACAGCACGGCCTGCAGGCCCCCAGGTGACCAGCAGTGCATGTGTGCAGCGGGACACAGAGGGGCTGTGCCAGG CGTGTGACGGCCCCGCCTACATCCTGGGACAGCTCTGCCTGGCCTACTGCCCCCCGCGGTTCTTCAACCACACAAGGCTGGTGACCGTCAGGCCTGGGCACACGGCGGCGCCCGCGCTGAGGGTCTGCTCCAGCTGCCATGCCTCCTGCTACACCTGCCGCGGCGGCTCCCCGAGGGACTGCACCTCCTGTCCCCCATCCTCCACGCTGGACCAGCAGCAGGGCTCCTGCATGGGACCCACCACCCCCGACAGCCGCCCCCGGCTTAGAGCTGCCGCCTGTCCCCACCACCGCTGCCCAGCCTCGGCCATGGTGCTGGGCCTCCTGGCCGTGACCCTCGGAGGCCCCGTCCTCTGCGGCATGTCCATGGACCTCCCACTATACGCCTGGCTCTCCCGTGCCAGGGCCACCCCCACCAAACCCCAGGTCCGGCTGCCAGCTGGAACCCAAAGTTGTCGGCTCAGAAAGTGA
- the PCSK4 gene encoding proprotein convertase subtilisin/kexin type 4 isoform X7 produces the protein MRPAPIALWLRLVLALALVCPRAVGWAPVRAPIYVSSWAVQVSQGNREVERLARKFGFVNLGPIFPDGQYFHLRHRGVVQQSLTPHWGHRLHLKKNPKVQWFQQQTLQRRVKRSAVVPTDPWFSKQWYMNSEAQPDLSILQAWSQGLSGQGIVVSVLDDGIEKDHPDLWANYDPLASYDFNDYDPDPQPRYTPSKENRHGTRCAGEVAAMANNGFCGVGVAFNARIGGVRMLDGTITDVIEAQSLSLQPQHIHIYSASWGPEDDGRTVDGPGILTREAFRRGVTKGRGGLGTLFIWASGNGGLHYDNCNCDGYTNSIHTLSVGSTTQQGSVPWYSEACASTLTTTYSSGVATDPQIVTTDLHHGCTDQHTGTSASAPLAAGMIALALEANPFLTWRDMQHLVVRASKPAHLQAEDWRTNGVGRQVSHHYGYGLLDARLLVDTARTWLPTQPQRKCAVRVQNRPTKNVSACAGLHNSIRSLEHVQAQLTLSYSRRGDLEISLTSPMGTRSTLVAIRPLDVSTEGYNNWVFMSTHFWDENPQGVWTLGLENKGYYFNTGTLYRYTLLLYGTAEDMTARPAGPQVTSSACVQRDTEGLCQACDGPAYILGQLCLAYCPPRFFNHTRLVTVRPGHTAAPALRVCSSCHASCYTCRGGSPRDCTSCPPSSTLDQQQGSCMGPTTPDSRPRLRAAACPHHRCPASAMVLGLLAVTLGGPVLCGMSMDLPLYAWLSRARATPTKPQVRLPAGTQSCRLRK, from the exons ATGCGGCCCGCCCCGATTGCGCTGTGGCTGCGCCTGGTCTTGGCCCTGGCCCTTGTCTGCCCCCGGGCTGTGGGGTGGGCCCCGGTCCGAGCCCCCATCTATGTCAGCAGCTGGGCCGTCCAGGTGTCCCAGGGTAACCGGGAGGTCGAGCGCCTGGCACGCAAATTCGGCTTCGTCAACCTGGGGCCG ATCTTCCCTGACGGGCAGTACTTTCACCTGCGGCACCGGGGCGTGGTCCAGCAGTCCCTGACCCCGCACTGGGGCCACCGCCTGCACCTGAAGAAAAACCCCAAG GTGCAGTGGTTCCAGCAGCAGACGCTGCAGCGGCGGGTGAAACGCTCTGCGGTGGTGCCCACGGACCCCTGGTTCTCCAAGCAGTGGTACATG AACAGCGAGGCCCAACCAGACCTGAGCATCCTGCAGGCCTGGAGTCAGGGGCTGTCAGGCCAGGGCATCGTGGTCTCTGTGCTGGACGATGGCATCGAGAAGGACCACCCGGACCTCTGGGCCAACTAC GACCCCCTGGCCAGCTATGACTTCAATGACTACGACCCGGACCCCCAGCCCCGCTACACCCCCAGCAAAGAGAACCG GCACGGGACCCGCTGTGCTGGGGAGGTGGCCGCGATGGCCAACAATGGCTTCTGTGGTGTGGGGGTCGCTTTCAACGCCCGAATCGGAG GCGTGCGGATGCTGGACGGTACCATCACCGACGTCATCGAGGCCCAGTCGCTGAGCCTGCAGCCGCAGCACATCCACATTTACAGCGCCAGCTGGGGCCCCGAGGACGACGGCCGCACGGTGGACGGCCCCGGCATCCTCACCCGCGAGGCCTTCCGGCGTGGCGTGACCAAG GGCCGCGGCGGGCTGGGCACGCTCTTCATCTGGGCCTCGGGCAACGGCGGCCTGCACTACGACAACTGCAACTGTGACGGCTACACCAACAGCATCCACACGCTCTCCGTGGGCAGCACCACCCAGCAGGGCAGCGTGCCCTGGTACAGCGAAGCCTGCGCCTCCACCCTCACCACCACCTACAGCAGCGGCGTGGCCACCGACCCCCAGATC GTCACCACGGACCTGCATCACGGGTGCACAGACCAGCACACGGGCACCTCGGCCTCAGCCCCACTGGCGGCCGGCATGATCGCCCTAGCGCTGGAGGCCAA CCCGTTCCTGACGTGGAGAGACATGCAGCACCTGGTGGTCCGCGCGTCCAAGCCGGCGCACCTGCAGGCCGAGGACTGGAGGACCAACGGCGTGGGGCGCCAAG TGAGCCATCACTACGGCTACGGGCTGCTGGACGCCAGGCTGCTGGTGGACACCGCCCGCACCTGGCTGCCCACCCAACCGCAGAGGAAGTGTGCCGTCCGGGTCCAGAACCGCCCCAC GAAAAACGTATCGGCCTGCGCCGGCCTCCACAACTCCATCCGCTCGCTGGAGCACGTGCAGGCGCAGCTGACGCTGTCCTACAGCCGGCGCGGAGACCTGGAGATCTCGCTCACCAGCCCCATGGGCACGCGCTCCACACTCGTGGCCATACG ACCCTTGGACGTCAGCACTGAAGGCTACAACAACTGGGTCTTCATGTCCACCCACTTCTGGGATGAGAACCCACAGGGCGTGTGGACCCTGGGCCTAGAGAACAAGGGCTACTATTTCAACACGG GGACGCTGTACCGCTACACGCTGCTGCTCTATGGGACGGCCGAGGACATGACAGCACGGCCTGCAGGCCCCCAGGTGACCAGCAGTGCATGTGTGCAGCGGGACACAGAGGGGCTGTGCCAGG CGTGTGACGGCCCCGCCTACATCCTGGGACAGCTCTGCCTGGCCTACTGCCCCCCGCGGTTCTTCAACCACACAAGGCTGGTGACCGTCAGGCCTGGGCACACGGCGGCGCCCGCGCTGAGGGTCTGCTCCAGCTGCCATGCCTCCTGCTACACCTGCCGCGGCGGCTCCCCGAGGGACTGCACCTCCTGTCCCCCATCCTCCACGCTGGACCAGCAGCAGGGCTCCTGCATGGGACCCACCACCCCCGACAGCCGCCCCCGGCTTAGAGCTGCCGCCTGTCCCCACCACCGCTGCCCAGCCTCGGCCATGGTGCTGGGCCTCCTGGCCGTGACCCTCGGAGGCCCCGTCCTCTGCGGCATGTCCATGGACCTCCCACTATACGCCTGGCTCTCCCGTGCCAGGGCCACCCCCACCAAACCCCAGGTCCGGCTGCCAGCTGGAACCCAAAGTTGTCGGCTCAGAAAGTGA
- the PCSK4 gene encoding proprotein convertase subtilisin/kexin type 4 isoform X6: MRPAPIALWLRLVLALALVCPRAVGWAPVRAPIYVSSWAVQVSQGNREVERLARKFGFVNLGPIFPDGQYFHLRHRGVVQQSLTPHWGHRLHLKKNPKVQWFQQQTLQRRVKRSAVVPTDPWFSKQWYMNSEAQPDLSILQAWSQGLSGQGIVVSVLDDGIEKDHPDLWANYDPLASYDFNDYDPDPQPRYTPSKENRHGTRCAGEVAAMANNGFCGVGVAFNARIGGVRMLDGTITDVIEAQSLSLQPQHIHIYSASWGPEDDGRTVDGPGILTREAFRRGVTKGRGGLGTLFIWASGNGGLHYDNCNCDGYTNSIHTLSVGSTTQQGSVPWYSEACASTLTTTYSSGVATDPQIVTTDLHHGCTDQHTGTSASAPLAAGMIALALEANPFLTWRDMQHLVVRASKPAHLQAEDWRTNGVGRQVSHHYGYGLLDARLLVDTARTWLPTQPQRKCAVRVQNRPTPILPLIYIRKNVSACAGLHNSIRSLEHVQAQLTLSYSRRGDLEISLTSPMGTRSTLVAIRPLDVSTEGYNNWVFMSTHFWDENPQGVWTLGLENKGYYFNTGTLYRYTLLLYGTAEDMTARPAGPQVTSSACVQRDTEGLCQACDGPAYILGQLCLAYCPPRFFNHTRLVTVRPGHTAAPALRVCSSCHASCYTCRGGSPRDCTSCPPSSTLDQQQGSCMGPTTPDSRPRLRAAACPHHRCPASAMVLGLLAVTLGGPVLCGMSMDLPLYAWLSRARATPTKPQVRLPAGTQSCRLRK, translated from the exons ATGCGGCCCGCCCCGATTGCGCTGTGGCTGCGCCTGGTCTTGGCCCTGGCCCTTGTCTGCCCCCGGGCTGTGGGGTGGGCCCCGGTCCGAGCCCCCATCTATGTCAGCAGCTGGGCCGTCCAGGTGTCCCAGGGTAACCGGGAGGTCGAGCGCCTGGCACGCAAATTCGGCTTCGTCAACCTGGGGCCG ATCTTCCCTGACGGGCAGTACTTTCACCTGCGGCACCGGGGCGTGGTCCAGCAGTCCCTGACCCCGCACTGGGGCCACCGCCTGCACCTGAAGAAAAACCCCAAG GTGCAGTGGTTCCAGCAGCAGACGCTGCAGCGGCGGGTGAAACGCTCTGCGGTGGTGCCCACGGACCCCTGGTTCTCCAAGCAGTGGTACATG AACAGCGAGGCCCAACCAGACCTGAGCATCCTGCAGGCCTGGAGTCAGGGGCTGTCAGGCCAGGGCATCGTGGTCTCTGTGCTGGACGATGGCATCGAGAAGGACCACCCGGACCTCTGGGCCAACTAC GACCCCCTGGCCAGCTATGACTTCAATGACTACGACCCGGACCCCCAGCCCCGCTACACCCCCAGCAAAGAGAACCG GCACGGGACCCGCTGTGCTGGGGAGGTGGCCGCGATGGCCAACAATGGCTTCTGTGGTGTGGGGGTCGCTTTCAACGCCCGAATCGGAG GCGTGCGGATGCTGGACGGTACCATCACCGACGTCATCGAGGCCCAGTCGCTGAGCCTGCAGCCGCAGCACATCCACATTTACAGCGCCAGCTGGGGCCCCGAGGACGACGGCCGCACGGTGGACGGCCCCGGCATCCTCACCCGCGAGGCCTTCCGGCGTGGCGTGACCAAG GGCCGCGGCGGGCTGGGCACGCTCTTCATCTGGGCCTCGGGCAACGGCGGCCTGCACTACGACAACTGCAACTGTGACGGCTACACCAACAGCATCCACACGCTCTCCGTGGGCAGCACCACCCAGCAGGGCAGCGTGCCCTGGTACAGCGAAGCCTGCGCCTCCACCCTCACCACCACCTACAGCAGCGGCGTGGCCACCGACCCCCAGATC GTCACCACGGACCTGCATCACGGGTGCACAGACCAGCACACGGGCACCTCGGCCTCAGCCCCACTGGCGGCCGGCATGATCGCCCTAGCGCTGGAGGCCAA CCCGTTCCTGACGTGGAGAGACATGCAGCACCTGGTGGTCCGCGCGTCCAAGCCGGCGCACCTGCAGGCCGAGGACTGGAGGACCAACGGCGTGGGGCGCCAAG TGAGCCATCACTACGGCTACGGGCTGCTGGACGCCAGGCTGCTGGTGGACACCGCCCGCACCTGGCTGCCCACCCAACCGCAGAGGAAGTGTGCCGTCCGGGTCCAGAACCGCCCCAC ACCCATCCTGCCGCTGATCTACATCAGGAAAAACGTATCGGCCTGCGCCGGCCTCCACAACTCCATCCGCTCGCTGGAGCACGTGCAGGCGCAGCTGACGCTGTCCTACAGCCGGCGCGGAGACCTGGAGATCTCGCTCACCAGCCCCATGGGCACGCGCTCCACACTCGTGGCCATACG ACCCTTGGACGTCAGCACTGAAGGCTACAACAACTGGGTCTTCATGTCCACCCACTTCTGGGATGAGAACCCACAGGGCGTGTGGACCCTGGGCCTAGAGAACAAGGGCTACTATTTCAACACGG GGACGCTGTACCGCTACACGCTGCTGCTCTATGGGACGGCCGAGGACATGACAGCACGGCCTGCAGGCCCCCAGGTGACCAGCAGTGCATGTGTGCAGCGGGACACAGAGGGGCTGTGCCAGG CGTGTGACGGCCCCGCCTACATCCTGGGACAGCTCTGCCTGGCCTACTGCCCCCCGCGGTTCTTCAACCACACAAGGCTGGTGACCGTCAGGCCTGGGCACACGGCGGCGCCCGCGCTGAGGGTCTGCTCCAGCTGCCATGCCTCCTGCTACACCTGCCGCGGCGGCTCCCCGAGGGACTGCACCTCCTGTCCCCCATCCTCCACGCTGGACCAGCAGCAGGGCTCCTGCATGGGACCCACCACCCCCGACAGCCGCCCCCGGCTTAGAGCTGCCGCCTGTCCCCACCACCGCTGCCCAGCCTCGGCCATGGTGCTGGGCCTCCTGGCCGTGACCCTCGGAGGCCCCGTCCTCTGCGGCATGTCCATGGACCTCCCACTATACGCCTGGCTCTCCCGTGCCAGGGCCACCCCCACCAAACCCCAGGTCCGGCTGCCAGCTGGAACCCAAAGTTGTCGGCTCAGAAAGTGA